The Carassius gibelio isolate Cgi1373 ecotype wild population from Czech Republic chromosome A8, carGib1.2-hapl.c, whole genome shotgun sequence genome contains the following window.
TCTGAAAATATCAACCTTGCAGTTCCGATTTTGTCTTGATACAATTGTCTGATATATTAAGATTGTTCATGTGTTGGTGCTCTATGAACTCCGAGGTCTCCTCCATGATCTGGCCAGGAATGTGGAAGTCAACAGATGGCCCGTGGAGCTCGGTGGAAAGAGGATTGTCCTCTTCTTGTTGAGGGATGGAGATGCTTTGGGAATTCCTTGGCCGCATATTGCAACCTGTGCCCTGAAGAAACTGGAGAAAATTCTCCTCAATAGAAGCCTCTCGGCTAGGCAGCTGTTCTTCTTCACCGGGACGCCTCCACTTGAAAACGAAGGCCAGGTTTCTGGCCAGCTCTTCCCTGATCTGCCGATTCAGACAGCCGTAGAAAAAAGGATTGGAGGTGAAGCAGAAGTACCCCATCCAGGTGAACACGTCCTCCAGCTGGGCCATGCGTGCGAGGGATTCATGAGAGGATGGCATAAAGGTGCAGTACAGGTGAAAGGAGAAATAAGGCATCCAGCACCCAAGGAACTGACCTCCTACAGCGACTAGGACCACCGCAGCCTTGCCCCCGCTGAAAGTCCTCTGAGGGGTGGTCCGAGCTCCACTGAGGCTGGCCGCCATGCTGGAGCGACTGCTCAGAGATTCAGAGCGTGGCCGAGGAGTCTCCATCCACGTGGGGACTGGCCCGTGCTGCATGGCGGCTACCCTGGCCACTTTAAACATGTTGCAGTACACCACAAAGATAATAAGGACTGGACACAGGAAGTACATGAGGGTAAAAAGGACCATGAACACCAACCGTTGGGACCCTTCCTCAATCCAGTGGAGTGAGCAGCACTTTGGTTCAATGATTTTCCCCATAACTTTCCCCAGAGCTGGTCCCGCCTCCTCTCTATCGAGCGCCCAGCCGAGTAAAGGGAATGCAGACATGAGGATGGCTTTGATCCATATTCCAATCAGAACTGAAACCACCAACCCCACAGTCATTTTCACCTCATAGCGCATGGGATGAACGACGTAGTAGTATCTCTCAACATTGATGGCTGAGATAGTGAGGATAGCAGCACTGATCAGTCCCACGCTCAGACACAGGTAACCCTGACAAAGAGCCTTGTTGAAAAAACCCTGACCTGACAGCATACCCAGAGGCATTAACACCAGGGCTGCAATGAGATCCACCAGGCAGAGATGGAAGACAAACACAAATTTACGTAGTCGCGGCGTCCTGGCGATGACTGTCATTACAGCTAAGTTGCCAACTATAGCCAGTATGTCCATCAGGAGCATggtgcacaggccaagcgtctgGAGGAGGTGTCCATCTCTGGGCTCACTCAGTCCTGAGGCGTTAGGCTGGGGTGTGTTCGGACGCCAAGAGGTGGAGTGGGTGATGTTCCACAGTGTGTTGTAGGCGGTTGTATGCTCCATGAGAGGATGGAATGAGGATTGTGGGCGGAGGTGATTCTCATGGGACTATCACCCATCCTCCCCTGCTGAAAAGTGGGATCCAGCAGTACCGTTCGATGGTGGATCTCTGTCGGCGTTACGGCATGCTGGTAGAGGACGGACTATGGAGTTGGGGCTGATTCGGGTCTCAATGTCTAATTTCATCTTCACATATTAACCTCTGAAATCCCTGATGCTCCACTGCGCTCAAAGTCCAGCAGCTCCAAATGAGACATGATAGAACTGTGAAAAGAGACAATAAAGTTAGCAAGCAACTTTTAAGGAACAATCCATGTTAGTGAccggaataaaaaaataatgactttccGATTAATTGTGATATTCTTTAAAACAAACTTGATATGTATTCTTAATATCCTGAGATGGTCACCACgacaaaataaatactattttaccCAAAGTTGTAGTCCGAGTTGAATGTGGTAAGATAAAAAGGATCTGTGTTTCAATTGAGATGATTTCACGGGCTGCAAGTAATAACAATCCAGTTTAAAAACAAATGACTCTCGTCTAATTCTTAAAGAAACAATTCTCATTAACTGGtctttttaataaatcattaaaaaaaattaacagttagGAGTTACTGTTTGAAGCAGACTGATGAATCCTTCACTAAATTAACTTACTGATTCCATTAGAGCAATTACTAAATGTACAATAAGTTGTCCTTGCAAGTTActatcattcatatatatataggtaaaatGGATATTATAACTAAAATATATGCTCAAATGAATtggaatcaaatcaaatataatcAAAATGTGATTGGAATCAAATTTAACAGCCCTAAATTCACACAAACATAGAGTTTGAGCATGAAACACCCTTCAAAATTAGTTGGCAATCATGTGATCTGTGTTTATGGTCATAACCTCACCTTGCACACAACCTCACATGCATCATTTCTCAATTTTACTAAatcatattttactgtaaaaacacTGGACCAGCTTGTTTCTCCACGGCATCAATCCATCCAGTTTTTCTCTGAGGACACACACTCTCCCTTGTGACACAGTGTGGTCAGTGTTGTAACAAGAGCTCAAAAGCATCTCTAATTCAGCTATAAACTGTTTTTAGGACATCTCTGTGAGCACAGAGACTCTGTTTTCTGCCCAAGGCTTGAGACCACAACGATCACATGGTTAACTGATTGTAATAGTAAAGGGAAGGGGCTGTTCTGTACCTGGAAGGTATCACAACTGTGGTTTGGCTAGACAAAAAGCAGTTTGGAGCTTCAGTGGCATGATTATCCACATGACTATGATGAGCTTGTTTGTGATGATAATAGTGATAACTTTAAGccctcatcatcttcatcataagGTTTGGGTGCTTtagagttttaattttaattttaaataagttagCATTAAAAAACGTTTTGGACATACTTcaacaagataaaaataatactttaacaAAAGGCATAAAAAgaatgaaacaacaacaacaacaacaactttttgATCTGAGATGAAGAGGCCCAATGACACAAGTGATTGGTGGACTCAATACCTTTCCAGATAACCTCCTGGAAAATAACCTGTGATGTTTACATAACTAGGTTTTTAGTTAAAAGTGAACAGAGGACGTTGTATCCTTGAAGGTAAAGTGTGTAATTTGTGGTTAAAATATTTCTGCCACCGTTAAATGTGCAGAAAAGTATACAAAAAGCTCAttcacaaaatacatttatatgcacA
Protein-coding sequences here:
- the LOC128018644 gene encoding G-protein coupled receptor 61-like encodes the protein MEHTTAYNTLWNITHSTSWRPNTPQPNASGLSEPRDGHLLQTLGLCTMLLMDILAIVGNLAVMTVIARTPRLRKFVFVFHLCLVDLIAALVLMPLGMLSGQGFFNKALCQGYLCLSVGLISAAILTISAINVERYYYVVHPMRYEVKMTVGLVVSVLIGIWIKAILMSAFPLLGWALDREEAGPALGKVMGKIIEPKCCSLHWIEEGSQRLVFMVLFTLMYFLCPVLIIFVVYCNMFKVARVAAMQHGPVPTWMETPRPRSESLSSRSSMAASLSGARTTPQRTFSGGKAAVVLVAVGGQFLGCWMPYFSFHLYCTFMPSSHESLARMAQLEDVFTWMGYFCFTSNPFFYGCLNRQIREELARNLAFVFKWRRPGEEEQLPSREASIEENFLQFLQGTGCNMRPRNSQSISIPQQEEDNPLSTELHGPSVDFHIPGQIMEETSEFIEHQHMNNLNISDNCIKTKSELQG